A portion of the Verrucosispora sp. NA02020 genome contains these proteins:
- a CDS encoding NUDIX domain-containing protein — protein sequence MNERPTDDLSRANTSVPALPAIAGDGWVNCAQGHAHWGRFGAAGLLPVHRSVDGEAYVLMHHRGTHTDQGGTWALLGGARDSHESAVEAALREAAEESDLVAASARFELVVRDDHGGWSYDTVIVSFDQRAAVRPVEDESVAVDWVPLSEVQDLRLHPGFAASWPKIQSALDDMWGTESFRAAATPATVQAVTAPSLPAHPATDAQVVARTALDHGDGIAHRALVTFSDDTLAVLDQYVQVQDAHLKVLDAYVGRAVGARVPLTYPLGSRDVYTDYMPGEPASAHYLSLRKLADDGVPATRDGVCLGLYFALTATHGVDVDQVLLGAQQSLITVTDSVSSHGALPDAANPFVQTFYRQVEPHVFAWVDNPISAVDVEIVRRQLDGLRPVFEQFGRSDLHDTVMERFGQVAAHAVGTVPLLPLLPGDRIALPASVPRRHAALAPPPGSPERTDQQQISEALLTDDGRITETGQAKTIAIEAIAERMRSSTPELVLAAFGLAVGTDMAHRLGDGRYVLAPHNEQYPSMGADVLHVDELDEANPRHAPDRVVRMDDPHAEILVRWIGVSELMSSWSYGSNNNVRVLALQEAAKEEFGLTEVLEWRMDSKTRNAVALELDYNRDALRDFLRTQYEMTQETLASRNITEVLVYRALTWQEGAARPSWSGLSVGDTFEARQRPLASWAADRQIVADWLEKRGGHAVILVDRKPARDVLSIPATGMGYFAQKELVTLPGDGLVTLDGVITGKAPAVEAEQTAASSISLGAPSLEDAAPATTNGTDERQVPAKRWDPLPITARLDPADPVDSRIIRVLDGEDEAPDWWPRDDSGYAITKRDLDFLGINPVQVKWMLTGEAPMGMTPDLYRRFGAEMLEALRNDGIDPAQVDIRIKGTGAGFFSGQHKTMLREEDLPAEPTTRQRLRDWFGAGQDRPLRRPYDAMWRLGIEREPSDIDLDINSTAMVRAARTFWRSHHSDRYLGDFMNGHGYLDKQTAMGALPALAEWSRKWEETLGRPLSLGIFESSGPFDATVLGRSLSSHFRDTDWVIHSPDAPMAWRNPRPRSTELAGSRGEPIPSTTPAEPQIAISQPSGTSSAAAAAAKAFPRSTRRSLPTQPSTRQSDQSGPARPRSREDGKSEETTR from the coding sequence GTGAACGAACGGCCCACCGATGACCTGAGCAGGGCGAACACGTCGGTGCCGGCCCTGCCCGCCATCGCCGGGGACGGTTGGGTGAACTGCGCCCAGGGCCACGCGCACTGGGGCAGGTTCGGCGCGGCAGGACTGCTGCCCGTCCACCGATCCGTCGACGGAGAAGCCTACGTACTCATGCACCATCGAGGTACCCACACGGATCAAGGCGGGACCTGGGCGCTACTCGGTGGTGCACGTGACAGCCACGAGTCGGCGGTAGAAGCCGCACTTCGCGAGGCCGCCGAGGAGAGTGACCTGGTTGCCGCCAGCGCCCGCTTCGAGCTGGTCGTCCGCGATGACCACGGGGGCTGGTCGTACGACACGGTGATCGTCTCCTTCGACCAGCGAGCAGCGGTACGGCCGGTCGAGGACGAGTCCGTTGCGGTGGACTGGGTGCCACTTTCCGAGGTCCAGGACCTCCGACTCCATCCCGGCTTCGCCGCTAGCTGGCCGAAAATCCAGTCGGCACTCGATGACATGTGGGGCACAGAGTCGTTCAGGGCCGCAGCGACACCTGCCACCGTGCAGGCAGTCACCGCACCGTCGTTGCCGGCGCACCCGGCCACCGACGCCCAGGTGGTGGCTCGGACAGCACTCGACCATGGTGATGGCATCGCCCACAGAGCGCTGGTCACCTTCAGCGATGACACCCTCGCAGTCCTCGATCAGTACGTGCAGGTGCAGGACGCACACCTTAAGGTCCTCGATGCCTATGTTGGTCGAGCGGTCGGCGCTCGTGTCCCTCTCACCTACCCACTCGGCTCCCGGGACGTCTACACCGACTACATGCCGGGCGAGCCGGCCTCCGCCCACTACCTCAGCCTCAGAAAGCTGGCGGACGACGGAGTACCGGCAACCCGCGACGGCGTCTGCCTCGGTCTGTATTTCGCGCTCACCGCCACTCACGGCGTCGATGTCGATCAGGTCCTCCTCGGTGCACAGCAGAGTCTGATCACCGTCACTGACTCAGTCAGCTCGCACGGCGCCCTCCCAGACGCAGCCAACCCCTTCGTCCAGACGTTCTACCGTCAGGTCGAGCCCCACGTGTTCGCCTGGGTGGACAACCCGATTTCCGCTGTCGACGTCGAGATCGTGCGGCGACAGCTGGACGGCCTGCGCCCCGTCTTCGAGCAGTTCGGTCGCTCGGACCTGCATGACACAGTCATGGAACGGTTCGGCCAAGTCGCGGCGCATGCAGTCGGGACAGTTCCGCTGCTTCCACTTCTGCCTGGAGACCGGATCGCGCTCCCCGCCTCGGTACCCCGGCGGCATGCCGCCCTGGCCCCGCCACCGGGTTCGCCGGAGCGAACCGACCAGCAGCAGATCAGCGAGGCGCTGCTGACCGACGACGGCCGGATCACCGAAACCGGTCAGGCCAAGACCATCGCCATCGAAGCCATCGCCGAGCGGATGCGGTCCTCGACGCCCGAACTCGTTCTGGCGGCGTTCGGTTTGGCCGTCGGCACCGACATGGCGCATCGACTAGGTGACGGGCGGTACGTCCTCGCGCCGCACAACGAGCAGTACCCCTCAATGGGGGCAGATGTCCTCCACGTCGACGAGCTCGATGAGGCCAACCCGCGACACGCTCCCGACAGGGTGGTGCGCATGGATGATCCCCATGCCGAGATACTCGTGCGCTGGATCGGGGTCAGCGAACTCATGAGCTCCTGGTCGTACGGATCCAACAACAACGTGCGGGTACTGGCCCTGCAGGAAGCCGCCAAGGAAGAGTTCGGCCTCACCGAGGTGCTGGAGTGGCGCATGGATTCGAAGACGCGCAACGCCGTGGCCTTGGAACTCGACTACAACCGTGACGCGCTACGAGACTTCCTGCGCACCCAGTACGAGATGACCCAAGAGACCCTGGCCAGCCGCAACATCACCGAGGTACTCGTCTACCGGGCGCTGACCTGGCAGGAGGGGGCAGCACGGCCGAGCTGGTCCGGCTTGAGCGTCGGCGACACCTTCGAGGCACGTCAGCGGCCGTTGGCGAGCTGGGCCGCCGACCGGCAGATCGTCGCTGACTGGCTGGAGAAGCGCGGCGGCCACGCCGTGATCCTGGTTGACCGCAAGCCCGCTCGAGACGTGCTTTCCATCCCTGCCACAGGGATGGGCTACTTCGCGCAGAAGGAGTTGGTCACACTACCGGGCGACGGCCTGGTCACCCTGGATGGCGTCATCACCGGCAAAGCCCCAGCCGTCGAAGCCGAACAGACCGCAGCCAGCAGCATCAGTCTCGGCGCCCCGTCCCTGGAAGATGCCGCACCCGCCACCACGAACGGCACCGACGAACGGCAGGTACCGGCCAAGCGATGGGACCCCCTGCCCATCACAGCCCGGCTCGATCCCGCCGACCCGGTGGACAGCCGGATCATCCGCGTCCTCGACGGCGAAGACGAGGCGCCCGACTGGTGGCCACGAGACGACTCGGGTTACGCCATCACCAAACGGGACCTGGACTTCCTCGGCATCAACCCGGTTCAGGTCAAGTGGATGCTTACCGGTGAGGCACCCATGGGCATGACCCCGGACCTCTACCGACGGTTCGGCGCGGAGATGCTGGAGGCGCTCCGAAACGACGGCATCGACCCGGCGCAGGTCGACATCCGCATCAAAGGAACCGGAGCAGGGTTCTTCTCCGGGCAACACAAGACGATGCTAAGGGAAGAGGACCTCCCCGCCGAGCCAACGACCAGGCAGCGCCTCCGAGACTGGTTCGGCGCAGGTCAGGACCGTCCCCTGCGCCGCCCGTACGACGCCATGTGGCGCCTCGGCATAGAACGAGAGCCGAGCGACATCGACCTCGACATCAACAGCACCGCGATGGTGCGAGCCGCCCGCACGTTCTGGCGATCCCACCACTCCGACCGCTATCTGGGCGACTTCATGAACGGCCACGGCTACCTGGACAAACAGACTGCCATGGGTGCCCTTCCCGCCTTGGCCGAGTGGTCCCGGAAATGGGAGGAGACGCTGGGCAGACCGCTGTCCCTGGGGATCTTCGAATCCAGCGGACCGTTCGACGCGACCGTGCTCGGCCGTTCCCTCTCCTCTCATTTCCGGGACACAGACTGGGTCATCCACAGCCCTGACGCCCCGATGGCGTGGCGCAATCCCCGGCCCAGGAGTACGGAGCTGGCTGGTTCACGCGGTGAACCCATCCCATCGACCACGCCTGCAGAGCCGCAGATCGCGATCTCGCAACCTTCGGGGACTTCCTCAGCGGCTGCAGCGGCTGCTAAGGCCTTCCCAAGGAGCACCCGCCGGTCATTGCCCACCCAACCGTCCACGCGTCAGAGTGATCAGTCCGGGCCAGCCAGGCCCCGGAGCCGCGAAGACGGGAAGAGCGAGGAGACCACGCGGTAA
- a CDS encoding CehA/McbA family metallohydrolase, translated as MINLPFRWPGRFWRGNLHTHSNLSDGALPPEEVVRRYQEAGYDFLAITDHFRAKYGFPLADTRELRSPGFTTLLGAELHPPRTEFSSEWHILAVGLPLDFPSPEPTENAAQLARRARAAGAFVGLAHPAASLLTAADAESLDAAHAVEVYNALAAREDRGDSWHLTDVLLNRGHRLTAYAADDAHFQPQDPPGCAAWVQVRAESLAPEPLLAALKAGHYYSSTGPELYDVQVNAGFVTVTCSPVSKVLVTGGNPGAQVIHGEALQECSLPLAMFKRGWCRITVENSDGQRAWTNPIYL; from the coding sequence GTGATCAACCTGCCATTCCGCTGGCCCGGCCGCTTCTGGAGAGGAAATCTCCACACCCACTCGAACCTTTCCGACGGGGCGTTGCCGCCCGAGGAGGTCGTCCGCCGCTACCAAGAGGCCGGCTACGACTTTCTGGCCATCACCGATCACTTCCGAGCCAAGTACGGCTTTCCGCTCGCAGACACCCGTGAGCTGCGCTCCCCCGGTTTCACCACACTGTTGGGCGCGGAGCTGCACCCTCCGCGTACGGAGTTCTCCTCGGAGTGGCACATCCTCGCCGTCGGGCTGCCACTGGACTTCCCATCGCCTGAACCTACTGAGAATGCAGCCCAGCTGGCACGCCGGGCACGAGCAGCCGGCGCGTTCGTCGGCCTGGCCCATCCGGCAGCCTCACTACTCACCGCCGCCGACGCGGAGAGCCTGGATGCCGCGCACGCCGTCGAGGTCTACAACGCCCTCGCGGCTCGCGAGGACCGTGGTGACAGCTGGCATCTGACCGACGTCCTCCTCAATCGGGGGCACCGGCTCACCGCGTATGCGGCCGACGATGCACACTTCCAGCCCCAGGACCCGCCGGGCTGCGCGGCCTGGGTTCAGGTACGAGCGGAGTCCCTCGCCCCCGAGCCTCTGCTCGCTGCGCTCAAGGCCGGCCACTACTACTCGAGCACCGGCCCCGAGCTGTACGACGTCCAGGTCAACGCTGGATTCGTCACCGTCACCTGCTCGCCCGTCAGCAAGGTATTGGTCACAGGAGGCAACCCTGGGGCCCAGGTGATTCACGGCGAGGCTCTCCAGGAGTGTTCTCTGCCCCTGGCGATGTTCAAGCGTGGTTGGTGTCGAATCACGGTCGAGAACTCCGACGGACAGCGCGCCTGGACCAATCCGATCTATCTTTGA
- a CDS encoding sigma-70 family RNA polymerase sigma factor: MTTSIVMTGETMTDDFHQPDDPLNPLLNPTDERAEPGMYPRMRNLSAAFAYRGVVRALDPAPPEYVTVPLSVGMAGDPRPAVAVAQWNLLWESAQFRRRYFGEEDLPAPLYKVADSGDLNVVFVPRTRSRYYEYAPLFHLLPRAALARHGLPLLGSGIWPFSVQLGDIDAYLPANFQARLSRAWAGTVWRHLMPQYQSPISGFTANDPIRILAHNLDFWIPPVTAVTQNVLRDFPEVANGITPEPVRLQDGSLLEGAVAANPRTGGDIWQGEEEAAEVVRQTVEAADADGRLRGILDAVRSHRCEDDFSSRWTGAREDFERKLYNKRSKIKVRFVELTDTIPVHGPETEVVGQMLCGDFLALLNERDRTVVVLLNSGITKLTEVASLMGYRNHSAVSKRLDKIRQQAARFFN, encoded by the coding sequence ATGACAACCAGCATCGTGATGACGGGTGAAACCATGACCGACGACTTCCATCAGCCCGATGATCCACTCAACCCGCTGCTCAACCCGACCGACGAGCGTGCGGAGCCAGGCATGTACCCGCGGATGAGGAACCTGTCCGCTGCCTTCGCGTACCGGGGAGTGGTTCGAGCTCTCGACCCAGCACCTCCGGAGTACGTGACCGTACCGCTGTCTGTCGGCATGGCCGGAGATCCACGCCCCGCCGTCGCGGTGGCGCAGTGGAACCTGCTGTGGGAGTCCGCGCAGTTCCGCCGGCGCTATTTCGGCGAGGAGGACCTCCCAGCGCCCCTGTACAAGGTGGCCGACAGCGGCGACCTGAACGTCGTCTTCGTCCCGCGTACCCGCTCGCGATACTACGAGTACGCTCCGCTGTTCCATCTGCTTCCGCGAGCCGCCCTCGCCAGGCACGGTCTCCCGCTGTTGGGCTCCGGAATCTGGCCCTTCTCGGTCCAGCTAGGCGACATCGACGCGTACCTCCCGGCCAACTTCCAAGCCCGGCTGTCCCGGGCCTGGGCCGGCACCGTGTGGCGTCATCTAATGCCGCAGTATCAGTCCCCGATCAGCGGATTCACCGCGAACGATCCAATCCGGATCCTTGCGCACAACCTTGACTTCTGGATCCCACCGGTCACTGCGGTGACCCAGAACGTCCTCCGCGACTTTCCTGAGGTAGCCAACGGAATCACGCCCGAACCCGTGCGACTGCAGGACGGGTCTCTGCTGGAAGGGGCCGTCGCGGCAAACCCTCGGACAGGGGGAGACATTTGGCAGGGGGAGGAAGAGGCTGCGGAGGTGGTACGCCAGACGGTCGAGGCCGCCGACGCTGACGGACGGCTGCGCGGCATCCTCGATGCCGTGCGCTCACATCGCTGCGAGGACGACTTCTCCTCCCGATGGACAGGTGCCCGCGAGGACTTCGAGCGCAAGCTCTACAACAAGCGCTCGAAGATCAAGGTCCGCTTCGTTGAACTGACCGACACCATCCCAGTGCACGGGCCGGAGACCGAGGTCGTGGGTCAGATGCTCTGCGGCGACTTTCTGGCGCTGCTCAACGAACGCGATCGCACGGTGGTCGTGCTGCTCAACAGCGGCATCACCAAGCTAACCGAGGTCGCGTCCCTGATGGGGTACCGCAACCACAGCGCTGTCTCGAAGCGCCTGGACAAGATCCGGCAGCAGGCCGCCCGCTTCTTTAACTGA
- a CDS encoding DUF4913 domain-containing protein codes for MTTQPTGPVDPVADLSALLGELAGDHPSTPPAAAAPADDEPVYRNVAAFVGDYLAHVVERRLASGPTSGINWCPRWWAHPEAISRLYALWRAWETLRVSDPQTGMSIWWRDHLDPHLAALAAEYGSFSRCGPDKHTEPRPLPVEPAPPEVLAQFPDLDDI; via the coding sequence ATGACCACCCAGCCCACCGGGCCGGTCGACCCGGTCGCCGACCTCAGCGCCCTACTCGGCGAACTAGCCGGCGACCACCCGAGCACGCCGCCAGCCGCCGCCGCGCCGGCCGACGACGAGCCGGTCTACCGCAACGTCGCAGCGTTCGTTGGCGACTACCTCGCTCACGTCGTCGAGCGTCGCCTCGCCAGCGGACCAACGTCCGGCATCAACTGGTGCCCGCGCTGGTGGGCCCACCCAGAGGCGATCTCCCGCCTCTACGCGCTGTGGCGGGCCTGGGAGACGCTGCGGGTCAGCGACCCGCAGACCGGCATGAGCATCTGGTGGCGTGACCACCTGGACCCCCACCTCGCCGCGCTCGCCGCCGAGTACGGGTCGTTCAGCCGATGCGGCCCGGACAAGCACACAGAACCCCGACCGCTGCCCGTCGAGCCTGCGCCACCAGAGGTCCTCGCGCAGTTCCCTGATCTGGACGACATCTAG